The Balneola sp. MJW-20 genome window below encodes:
- a CDS encoding BatD family protein gives MRKTGKHFPFLLILISLFLSQPGLLAQDFSVSAELSPDKIFVGEQVQLQLTISGKLSSIDQPELPPIDGLEWLRNYTSRSSSYRIINGRPATETGFSYVLIAREAGNFSIPPITVLIDGENYSTEAISFQVIDRDDLPQDSEERNPDIYVRLEPSIEEPVVGQQVIADIALYFRDGIQVSSYQAAPGWKAEGFWKEELDNPQRVSTTSEIINGVRYQRAKLLQYAIFPTKSGELTLSPFAITVSVRKTRGQSMDIFSFGPNSERIELETNPVTINVRALPEEGDFQFIGGVGEFSISREIVPEEALVGESIEIITTIKGTGNVPLVDKPDYDFPENLEQYNPQETSDVRRSDRQISGSRTFTDVLIARNAGAFEIPEEKVAWFDPENRRYVVRTLPAVSLNILRDPTATGNSGTDLRLNVKPLTGLASWTSGNNLRLYKDPWIWSFLFLPFFATLIAYFYKRHLYKLETDTTYSRSVRAKDKAMEALDQVQGQDIKTAYHLIQKSLMQYITDKLDLPPAGHSVNELLDKVRPLINESDWNELSRIFTKCDTIAYAPNTSQEDLNTDLERSRDLINKMGKKL, from the coding sequence ATGAGAAAGACTGGTAAGCATTTTCCATTCTTACTAATTCTCATCAGCCTGTTTTTGAGCCAGCCCGGACTGCTGGCTCAGGACTTTAGTGTATCTGCCGAACTGAGTCCGGATAAGATCTTTGTAGGAGAACAGGTTCAGCTGCAGCTTACCATATCTGGTAAATTAAGCTCCATCGATCAGCCTGAGCTGCCTCCCATAGACGGGCTGGAATGGCTGAGAAATTATACCAGTCGCTCAAGCAGCTACCGGATCATCAATGGCCGGCCTGCTACCGAAACGGGCTTTTCTTATGTACTGATAGCGAGAGAAGCAGGAAACTTCTCGATCCCTCCGATCACAGTTCTCATCGATGGTGAAAATTATTCCACGGAAGCCATTTCATTTCAGGTCATAGACCGTGATGATCTCCCGCAGGATTCCGAAGAACGCAATCCGGATATTTATGTACGACTCGAACCCAGCATTGAAGAACCTGTCGTCGGGCAACAGGTGATCGCAGACATTGCACTCTATTTTCGTGACGGCATTCAGGTTTCTTCATACCAGGCGGCTCCCGGCTGGAAAGCAGAAGGCTTCTGGAAAGAGGAACTGGACAATCCCCAAAGAGTTTCCACAACTTCTGAGATCATAAACGGAGTGCGCTATCAGCGGGCGAAATTATTGCAATATGCCATTTTCCCGACAAAGTCCGGTGAACTTACGCTAAGCCCCTTTGCCATAACAGTTTCCGTCCGGAAGACCCGTGGTCAGAGCATGGACATCTTTAGTTTCGGACCGAACTCAGAACGCATTGAACTGGAGACCAACCCGGTGACCATTAATGTAAGGGCCCTTCCGGAAGAAGGTGATTTCCAGTTTATCGGAGGAGTCGGGGAATTCAGTATTAGCCGGGAGATTGTGCCGGAAGAAGCGCTGGTTGGTGAGAGTATCGAGATCATAACTACTATCAAGGGGACAGGGAATGTACCACTGGTAGATAAACCGGATTACGACTTTCCGGAAAACCTGGAACAGTATAATCCCCAGGAAACCTCAGACGTCAGGCGGTCGGATCGTCAGATCTCGGGAAGCCGAACCTTTACCGATGTACTTATAGCCCGTAATGCAGGAGCTTTTGAGATTCCTGAAGAAAAAGTAGCATGGTTCGACCCGGAAAACCGACGATATGTCGTCCGCACTTTACCCGCGGTCAGTTTGAATATTCTGAGGGATCCCACAGCAACTGGTAATTCCGGCACCGATCTGCGACTTAATGTAAAACCCCTGACCGGACTTGCCAGCTGGACCTCCGGGAATAACCTCAGGCTTTATAAAGACCCCTGGATCTGGTCTTTCCTGTTTCTGCCTTTTTTTGCAACCTTGATAGCCTATTTTTATAAGAGACATTTATACAAACTTGAGACTGATACCACCTATTCACGAAGTGTCCGTGCCAAGGATAAAGCAATGGAAGCACTGGATCAGGTGCAAGGCCAGGATATTAAAACCGCATATCACCTGATCCAGAAATCACTGATGCAGTACATAACAGATAAACTGGATCTGCCCCCGGCGGGTCATTCTGTTAACGAACTGCTGGATAAGGTTCGGCCTCTCATCAACGAAAGTGACTGGAATGAGCTCAGCCGCATCTTTACCAAATGTGATACGATCGCTTATGCTCCTAATACATCTCAGGAAGACCTGAATACCGATCTTGAACGCTCACGCGACCTCATCAACAAAATGGGTAAGAAGCTATGA
- a CDS encoding tetratricopeptide repeat protein, with protein MIKTFSYIVFSLFLLLSADSDARKGNEAYAKGNYAEAEQLYRAAIDQDPENAKLYFNLGNALAKQGKTEEAIQTYLEYRGLVETPEEKSLAEYNIGTTLAETEKWKPASLHFRNSLRLNPRDTEAKTNYELALSKMESEDEQQQQQNQEQDNIEPSEYAKAMKAQAEKLVELQRYQEAYDLMNEAMKVDETVNAFKDFIQRTKDVADINS; from the coding sequence TTGATCAAAACCTTTTCATATATCGTTTTCAGCTTATTCCTGCTGCTGTCCGCTGATTCGGATGCCCGAAAAGGAAATGAAGCCTATGCAAAAGGTAACTATGCAGAGGCAGAACAACTCTATCGTGCGGCCATCGATCAGGATCCGGAAAATGCCAAACTGTATTTTAATCTGGGAAATGCACTGGCAAAACAGGGAAAGACAGAAGAGGCGATTCAGACCTACCTGGAATACCGCGGACTCGTGGAAACCCCTGAAGAAAAGTCACTGGCAGAATACAATATCGGCACTACCCTGGCTGAAACGGAAAAATGGAAACCTGCTTCACTGCATTTCCGTAACTCCCTCAGGTTAAATCCTCGTGATACAGAAGCTAAAACCAATTATGAACTGGCATTGTCTAAAATGGAGTCTGAGGACGAGCAGCAACAGCAGCAAAACCAGGAACAGGATAATATCGAGCCTTCTGAGTATGCTAAAGCTATGAAGGCCCAGGCCGAAAAGCTGGTCGAACTTCAGCGTTACCAGGAAGCATATGACCTAATGAATGAGGCTATGAAGGTTGATGAAACCGTTAATGCATTCAAGGACTTTATTCAGAGAACCAAGGATGTAGCTGATATAAATTCATGA
- a CDS encoding YebC/PmpR family DNA-binding transcriptional regulator — protein MAGHSKWANIRHKKAKEDAKRSKVFTKHIKEITIAAREGGGDPDGNPRLSLAIDNAKADNVPKDNIERAIKRGSGEGEDAAHYEEVTYEGYGPGGIAYFIEATTDNINRTVSEIRHIFTKHGGNMGTNGSVGYLFEQKGMIRIPAEGLDEEEFMLEAIDAGALDVNTEDEFFIVYSTRDDLYTVRTNLEDSGYKIESAELIREATTETKVDEDTALSNFKMMEKFEDNDDVNNVFTNMQMDDETVAVAENLN, from the coding sequence ATGGCAGGTCATTCGAAATGGGCGAATATTCGCCATAAAAAAGCAAAAGAGGACGCTAAGCGCTCCAAAGTTTTTACCAAACACATTAAAGAGATCACCATTGCAGCCCGTGAGGGTGGCGGAGACCCGGACGGGAATCCTCGCTTATCGCTGGCTATAGATAACGCAAAGGCGGATAATGTCCCTAAGGATAATATCGAACGCGCCATCAAACGCGGAAGCGGCGAAGGAGAAGATGCGGCTCATTACGAGGAAGTGACTTATGAGGGCTATGGCCCTGGCGGTATCGCATATTTTATTGAAGCGACTACCGATAACATCAACCGAACGGTAAGTGAGATCCGCCACATCTTTACCAAGCACGGCGGAAATATGGGGACAAACGGTTCTGTGGGTTACCTTTTTGAACAGAAAGGGATGATCCGTATACCGGCGGAAGGACTGGATGAAGAAGAGTTTATGCTGGAAGCCATTGATGCCGGTGCACTGGATGTAAATACGGAAGATGAATTTTTCATCGTTTATTCGACCCGTGATGATCTGTACACCGTTCGGACAAACCTGGAGGATTCCGGTTACAAAATCGAATCCGCAGAACTGATACGGGAAGCAACCACAGAAACCAAAGTGGATGAAGACACGGCGTTATCTAACTTCAAGATGATGGAAAAATTTGAAGACAATGATGACGTCAATAATGTGTTTACTAACATGCAGATGGATGACGAAACCGTCGCCGTTGCAGAGAACCTGAATTAA
- the bshA gene encoding N-acetyl-alpha-D-glucosaminyl L-malate synthase BshA, with product MKIGIVCYPTFGGSGVVATELAKGLAGRGHTIHIMSYARPARLDTLESDITYHEVSVNSYPLFEYPPYDLALATQMVNLIEYEDLDLLHVHYALPHATSAYLAKQIVRERGLDVPVITTLHGTDITLIGNDPSYKHVVEFSIDKSDGVTAVSEYLKNETYAQFEINQDIRVIPNFIDLDRFKKSNKSHFKKAICPNDEKVIVHVSNFRKVKRVPEVVQVFAKILESGIESKLLLVGDGPDRQKAEQQCRDLGICEHTRFLGKLDQVEEVLSIADLFLIPSGSETFGLAALEAMSCSVPVISSDIGGLPEVNIHGETGYLCALDDIDCMADYGVKILSDPKLHQQMAENARKRAERFEQDKIVAEYEDFYKEVSDGVIAKKA from the coding sequence ATGAAGATCGGTATTGTTTGTTATCCAACTTTTGGTGGTAGTGGCGTAGTCGCTACCGAACTGGCAAAAGGGCTTGCCGGGAGAGGTCACACCATACATATCATGAGTTATGCACGTCCTGCAAGGCTGGATACACTGGAGTCTGATATCACATATCATGAAGTGTCGGTGAACTCTTATCCGCTTTTTGAATATCCTCCTTACGACCTGGCCCTGGCAACGCAGATGGTCAACCTGATCGAATATGAAGATCTGGATCTCTTACATGTACATTACGCTTTACCTCATGCAACTTCAGCCTATCTGGCCAAGCAGATCGTCCGGGAAAGAGGCTTAGACGTTCCGGTGATCACAACGTTGCACGGAACCGACATCACGCTGATCGGTAATGATCCGAGTTATAAGCATGTAGTGGAATTTTCTATTGATAAAAGTGACGGAGTGACGGCTGTATCTGAATACCTAAAGAACGAGACCTACGCTCAGTTTGAGATCAATCAGGACATCCGAGTGATCCCGAACTTTATTGACCTGGATCGTTTCAAAAAATCGAATAAAAGTCATTTTAAGAAGGCGATCTGCCCGAACGATGAAAAGGTGATCGTACACGTGTCGAATTTCCGTAAAGTAAAAAGGGTGCCGGAAGTGGTTCAGGTATTCGCTAAGATCCTGGAGAGCGGGATAGAGTCAAAATTACTGCTGGTGGGTGACGGGCCGGACCGGCAGAAAGCCGAACAGCAGTGTCGCGACCTGGGCATATGTGAGCACACCCGTTTCCTGGGTAAACTTGACCAGGTGGAAGAAGTATTATCCATTGCCGACCTGTTCCTGATTCCTTCCGGATCCGAGACCTTCGGTCTGGCAGCACTGGAAGCCATGAGCTGCAGTGTGCCGGTGATCAGTTCGGATATCGGGGGACTTCCCGAGGTAAACATTCACGGAGAGACCGGTTACCTGTGTGCACTGGATGATATTGATTGTATGGCCGATTACGGGGTTAAGATCCTGAGTGATCCGAAACTCCATCAGCAGATGGCTGAAAATGCACGGAAACGGGCAGAACGATTTGAGCAGGATAAGATCGTCGCGGAATATGAAGACTTCTATAAAGAAGTCAGTGATGGTGTGATCGCAAAAAAGGCCTGA
- a CDS encoding alpha/beta fold hydrolase, with the protein MAAINSTLLLIFTFLLISCKPPQTGKKDFISFDGTKIAYADEGNGELVLLIHGFIVDGDINWGESELKKQLITDGYRVIIPDLRGNGSSDKPLNEDAYKNDAEVKDLMALIDHLSVKNYMAVGYSRGAIVLANLLTKDDRITKAVFGGMGIGFTDPDWYRRVEFGNVFSGRTEPNEMTKGAVDYAKGVNTDFKILGYLQDHQPETSIAELNNISIETLVIAGDEDLDNGDPEELQEQLPNSQLSIVSGDHMSTFNSKGFADSIITFLNKR; encoded by the coding sequence ATGGCAGCCATTAATTCCACTTTATTATTGATATTCACTTTTTTGTTGATCTCCTGTAAACCACCGCAGACTGGTAAAAAAGATTTTATCTCATTTGACGGAACAAAGATCGCGTATGCCGATGAAGGAAATGGAGAGTTGGTTCTACTAATTCATGGCTTTATCGTTGACGGGGATATTAATTGGGGCGAATCTGAATTAAAAAAGCAGTTAATAACTGATGGATACAGGGTTATAATTCCGGATCTGAGAGGTAATGGAAGTTCTGATAAACCATTAAATGAAGATGCTTATAAAAATGATGCAGAGGTGAAGGATCTAATGGCCCTCATTGATCATTTATCTGTGAAAAACTATATGGCCGTTGGGTACTCACGGGGCGCAATTGTACTTGCAAATTTACTCACTAAAGATGACCGGATCACTAAAGCTGTTTTTGGTGGAATGGGAATAGGTTTTACCGATCCGGATTGGTACAGAAGGGTCGAATTTGGAAACGTATTTTCAGGACGTACTGAACCAAATGAAATGACTAAGGGAGCTGTAGATTATGCGAAGGGAGTAAATACCGATTTCAAAATACTAGGATATCTCCAGGATCATCAACCTGAGACAAGTATTGCTGAGCTTAACAATATTAGTATCGAAACATTAGTAATTGCCGGAGATGAAGACCTGGACAATGGGGATCCTGAGGAGCTACAAGAACAATTACCAAATAGTCAGTTGAGCATCGTGAGCGGAGACCATATGAGTACTTTCAATTCGAAGGGTTTCGCTGATTCCATAATTACGTTTCTCAACAAGAGATAA
- a CDS encoding 2TM domain-containing protein yields the protein MNNLNEEQIIELAKKRVDLRHHLMVYIIINAMLWAIWAITGSGYIWPIWPTAGWGIALIFHYVGVHDPFALFSVEKEIEKMKKERG from the coding sequence ATGAACAATCTCAATGAAGAACAAATAATAGAGCTTGCAAAAAAGCGTGTTGATCTCAGGCATCATTTAATGGTCTATATAATTATCAATGCCATGTTGTGGGCAATTTGGGCTATCACAGGCAGCGGATATATTTGGCCGATTTGGCCGACTGCAGGTTGGGGAATTGCTCTTATTTTCCATTATGTGGGTGTTCATGACCCCTTTGCTCTTTTTTCTGTGGAAAAAGAGATCGAAAAAATGAAAAAAGAACGGGGCTAA
- the sucC gene encoding ADP-forming succinate--CoA ligase subunit beta yields MKIHEYQAKEILKDYGVAVPAGIAATTVEETVAAAKKLKEDGASLFVVKAQIHAGGRGKGRTKKNNAKGVILCKTIEEVREAAESLLGDVLVTIQTGEEGQLVQRLYVTDGVDIKQEFYLGILLDRAVSKNVIMVSTEGGVEIEKVAEETPEKIVKEWVEPGMPLLANQARHLAFALGLEGDALKKGVKFIMALYKAYEETDANMFEINPLIVTPDNDVYALDAKVTFDDNALYRHKDIAELKDEAEENPAELEAQKYNLNYIKLDGNVGCMVNGAGLAMATMDIIKLSGGEPANFLDVGGGANVETVKNGFRIILEDKNVKAILINIFGGIVRCDRVANGVIEAVKDPEIAEKVEGVPIIVRLQGTNAEEAKEIIDNSDLNVISAVLLKEAAQEVSNVLA; encoded by the coding sequence ATGAAAATACACGAGTATCAAGCCAAAGAAATTCTAAAAGACTACGGTGTTGCCGTACCGGCCGGAATCGCCGCTACAACCGTTGAAGAAACCGTAGCTGCTGCAAAGAAACTGAAAGAAGATGGAGCCAGCCTCTTTGTAGTAAAAGCCCAGATCCACGCCGGTGGACGTGGTAAAGGACGTACCAAAAAGAACAATGCAAAAGGGGTGATCCTCTGCAAGACCATTGAAGAGGTCCGCGAAGCAGCTGAATCCCTGTTGGGTGATGTACTCGTAACCATTCAGACCGGTGAAGAAGGTCAGCTGGTACAGCGATTGTATGTAACCGATGGTGTGGATATCAAGCAGGAATTCTACCTGGGTATCTTACTCGACCGTGCTGTGAGCAAGAACGTCATCATGGTATCTACTGAAGGTGGTGTTGAGATCGAGAAGGTGGCCGAAGAAACTCCCGAAAAGATTGTAAAAGAATGGGTGGAGCCGGGCATGCCGCTGCTGGCCAACCAGGCACGACACCTGGCTTTTGCACTGGGCCTGGAAGGAGATGCACTCAAGAAAGGGGTAAAGTTCATCATGGCACTTTACAAAGCCTATGAGGAAACCGACGCCAATATGTTTGAGATTAATCCGCTGATCGTGACTCCGGATAATGACGTATATGCGCTGGATGCCAAAGTGACCTTTGATGATAATGCTCTTTACCGTCACAAAGATATTGCAGAACTGAAAGATGAGGCAGAAGAGAATCCGGCTGAACTGGAAGCCCAGAAGTATAATCTGAATTATATAAAGCTGGACGGAAACGTAGGATGTATGGTAAATGGTGCCGGACTGGCGATGGCGACGATGGATATCATCAAGCTGTCCGGCGGTGAACCTGCCAACTTCCTTGACGTAGGCGGAGGAGCCAATGTTGAGACTGTAAAGAATGGCTTCCGCATCATCCTGGAAGACAAAAATGTGAAAGCGATCCTGATCAACATCTTTGGTGGTATTGTACGTTGTGACCGTGTGGCCAACGGCGTGATCGAGGCGGTTAAAGATCCGGAGATCGCAGAGAAAGTTGAAGGCGTGCCTATTATCGTACGTCTGCAGGGAACCAATGCTGAAGAAGCCAAAGAGATCATCGACAACAGCGATCTGAATGTTATCTCAGCAGTGCTGCTGAAAGAAGCCGCTCAGGAAGTATCAAACGTGCTTGCCTGA
- the pyrR gene encoding bifunctional pyr operon transcriptional regulator/uracil phosphoribosyltransferase PyrR yields MDKAKIMTGEELNRTYLRFAHQFLEYYNDPSRLAIIGMQTRGVYIGKRILAEIKKEFNIEVDFGILDVTFYRDDFRSKLKMPDVKVTEIPFDLYDRDVVLVDDVLYTGRTVRSAMDALMDYGRPRRIKFCCMVDRGHRELPIAPDYTGLYVPTYENEEVRVKVKELDDEDAVYLVNVPEEDSDE; encoded by the coding sequence TTGGATAAAGCCAAGATCATGACCGGGGAAGAACTAAATCGCACTTATCTGCGATTTGCCCATCAATTTCTCGAGTACTATAACGACCCTTCCCGCCTTGCGATCATCGGTATGCAGACCCGGGGAGTATATATCGGCAAGCGGATCCTGGCCGAGATCAAAAAGGAATTCAATATAGAGGTTGATTTCGGGATCCTGGATGTGACCTTTTACCGAGACGATTTCCGGTCTAAATTAAAAATGCCGGACGTAAAAGTGACCGAGATTCCCTTTGACCTGTATGACCGCGATGTGGTACTGGTCGACGATGTATTATATACGGGCCGGACCGTGAGATCGGCCATGGACGCCCTTATGGATTACGGGCGTCCCCGGAGAATCAAATTCTGCTGTATGGTAGACCGCGGACACCGTGAACTTCCGATCGCACCTGACTACACCGGTTTATATGTGCCCACCTATGAAAATGAAGAGGTCAGGGTAAAAGTGAAAGAACTCGACGACGAAGATGCAGTGTACCTGGTGAATGTGCCGGAGGAGGACAGTGATGAGTGA
- a CDS encoding aspartate carbamoyltransferase catalytic subunit, with protein MSDYQFNQKHLLGLADYSKEDILYVLEQARYFREILDRPVPKVPTLRDKTIVNLFYENSTRTRLSFELAQKRMGADVVNFSASSSSTKKGESLKDTIRNISSMKIDMVVVRHESPGVPHFLTTCVDAAIVNAGDGAHEHPTQALLDMFTMQQLHPDLKGKKIAIIGDISHSRVVRSNIIGLKKLGAEVTLCGPKSLMPVFIEDMGVKVSYNLDETLAWCDIAMALRIQLERQGHGTELFPSLREYHERFGIKMSHLEKYPDFHIMHPGPINRGVEMESEVADSDRAVILDQVTNGVAVRMAILYLLSGGTRI; from the coding sequence ATGAGTGATTACCAGTTCAATCAGAAGCATCTGCTGGGACTAGCTGATTATTCTAAAGAAGATATTCTGTATGTATTGGAGCAGGCCCGGTATTTCCGTGAGATCCTGGACCGCCCGGTTCCTAAGGTCCCGACCCTGCGTGATAAAACCATAGTGAACCTTTTTTATGAGAATAGTACCCGCACTCGCTTATCCTTCGAATTAGCACAGAAGAGAATGGGTGCGGATGTGGTCAATTTTTCAGCTTCATCCTCGAGTACCAAGAAAGGGGAGTCCTTAAAAGACACTATCAGGAACATCAGCTCGATGAAGATCGATATGGTGGTGGTACGGCATGAAAGCCCCGGAGTACCGCATTTTCTAACCACCTGTGTGGATGCAGCCATTGTGAATGCCGGAGACGGAGCGCACGAGCATCCCACACAGGCCTTACTGGATATGTTCACCATGCAGCAACTTCATCCAGATCTAAAAGGGAAGAAGATCGCTATCATCGGAGATATCAGCCACAGCCGGGTGGTACGATCGAATATCATCGGACTCAAAAAGCTGGGAGCTGAGGTTACGCTATGCGGACCAAAGTCACTGATGCCGGTATTCATTGAAGATATGGGAGTGAAAGTATCCTATAACCTGGATGAAACCCTTGCCTGGTGTGATATAGCCATGGCGCTTCGTATACAGCTGGAACGACAGGGTCACGGTACAGAATTATTTCCTTCCTTACGTGAGTACCACGAACGGTTCGGGATCAAGATGTCACATCTGGAAAAATACCCGGACTTCCATATCATGCATCCCGGCCCCATCAACCGGGGAGTGGAAATGGAAAGTGAAGTTGCGGACAGCGACCGTGCGGTGATCCTGGATCAGGTTACAAACGGGGTTGCAGTAAGGATGGCTATATTGTATCTACTGAGCGGCGGAACAAGAATTTAA
- a CDS encoding GumC family protein, whose translation MSEDRKIDLLDVATILAERKKTIAMIVLTITIIGVVIAFVWPKTYRSEVTFVVTDGNSINLSGGGLLSGLADIQMGGGSISAEQALVLLRSTEIQDKLIEEFDLAEVYNTSVPEALRKKFGARVEIEDVREGGIGFNSIIAIKLAYVGEDPDRVYDLVNEYYGTVDSTVQKLNKKNVEDGYRLIENRLQQNLMDMERAEDSLVAFQSRYGILEVEEQAKAQIQAIAELRTEIVKLEIQINYLGDVLGEQSSRLTDLKTQKRALERRYNNLIQGNGNVEEIGDPEFDIFQSVDQMPALFIEYLRRYREVLVQEEIYKVLYPQYEQQKLSYEEASSGLMVIDPAVKPTYKYGPKRSYIMIAAFLFGLIVAFIRVFFDRWKAENPEDHKRYQEFTAALSFRNAKH comes from the coding sequence ATGAGCGAAGACAGAAAGATCGACCTGTTAGATGTTGCCACGATCCTTGCAGAGCGTAAGAAGACCATTGCCATGATCGTGCTCACGATAACGATCATTGGTGTGGTTATCGCATTTGTATGGCCAAAGACCTACCGGTCGGAAGTAACCTTTGTGGTCACCGACGGAAATTCCATTAACTTATCCGGGGGCGGACTGTTAAGCGGTCTGGCAGACATTCAGATGGGCGGCGGAAGCATCTCTGCAGAGCAGGCATTAGTTCTGTTAAGAAGCACAGAGATACAGGATAAACTGATCGAGGAGTTTGATCTCGCAGAAGTATACAATACAAGTGTGCCGGAGGCACTCCGGAAAAAGTTTGGGGCCCGTGTTGAAATAGAGGATGTCCGGGAGGGAGGCATTGGATTCAACTCAATTATAGCGATCAAGCTGGCCTATGTGGGTGAAGACCCGGACCGAGTTTATGATCTGGTCAACGAATACTATGGTACGGTAGATTCCACCGTTCAAAAACTAAATAAGAAAAATGTGGAAGACGGATATCGGTTGATCGAAAACCGGCTGCAACAGAATCTGATGGATATGGAAAGAGCAGAGGATTCGCTGGTCGCATTTCAAAGCCGTTATGGTATCCTGGAAGTGGAAGAGCAGGCCAAAGCTCAGATACAGGCGATTGCCGAGCTCCGTACAGAGATCGTAAAGCTTGAGATCCAGATCAATTACCTGGGTGATGTGCTGGGGGAACAAAGCTCACGGCTGACCGATCTAAAGACCCAGAAAAGAGCACTTGAAAGGCGTTATAACAACCTGATACAGGGCAACGGTAATGTCGAAGAGATCGGTGATCCTGAGTTTGACATCTTTCAGTCGGTAGATCAGATGCCGGCGCTTTTTATTGAGTATTTGCGACGATATCGTGAGGTATTAGTGCAGGAAGAGATCTATAAGGTCCTATATCCTCAGTACGAGCAGCAGAAACTGAGTTACGAAGAAGCCAGTTCAGGATTGATGGTGATAGATCCGGCCGTTAAGCCAACGTATAAATATGGCCCTAAGAGATCTTATATTATGATTGCAGCTTTTCTTTTTGGACTCATTGTAGCTTTCATCAGAGTTTTCTTTGACAGGTGGAAAGCAGAAAACCCGGAAGATCATAAACGATATCAGGAATTTACGGCTGCACTAAGCTTTAGAAATGCAAAGCATTGA
- a CDS encoding O-antigen ligase family protein has protein sequence MQSIDRIFNGYILVGPLIIGALLSGAVYLTDSSSMPITIFQGMLGLSFLFFFLKKVVEGDLEIQIYGLESYYLLFLGVIFLSIIYTPEREEALFYSLRFIVLLTMTYLVYNSVRTERDLKIICYIAVLAAVFVAAQNLIQIYINPEIAAYNYAGQGTGRLLRTSGENVDPNIFAINFTFPILILLAVFNNEKKLFRRLVLFGLMMILIGSVLLTYSRSSWVSIGLGGLAIIVFSKKYRIVGYMGAVFLIAFTVSGTVQQLTFSFLERLLDIFAGSSDDSSKYRIILAKTAMLIILDSYLMGIGFQGFSSAFKEYHPPQSTAGIFEPHNQYYAVFAELGIVGLVIFVLILYRIIKTAYQSLLLSKKDSFSHILSLALFGSIISYYMFYNFLGGMLYDSILFIIIGLVFAVYNLQSKSKTAIA, from the coding sequence ATGCAAAGCATTGACCGGATCTTTAATGGATATATCCTAGTTGGTCCATTAATTATTGGAGCACTGTTATCGGGAGCTGTATATCTTACGGACAGCTCATCAATGCCCATAACTATTTTTCAGGGTATGTTGGGCCTTTCCTTTCTGTTCTTCTTCCTTAAGAAAGTGGTGGAAGGAGATCTGGAGATCCAGATTTACGGGCTTGAATCATATTACCTGTTATTTTTGGGTGTGATCTTCCTATCCATCATCTATACGCCTGAACGAGAAGAGGCTTTATTTTATTCGCTCAGATTTATTGTGTTACTGACAATGACCTATCTGGTCTACAATTCAGTCAGAACGGAAAGAGATCTAAAGATCATCTGCTATATCGCTGTTTTGGCGGCAGTATTTGTTGCTGCACAAAACCTTATTCAGATCTATATAAATCCGGAGATCGCGGCATATAATTATGCGGGGCAGGGAACGGGTCGATTATTAAGAACCTCCGGCGAGAATGTAGATCCGAATATATTTGCCATCAATTTTACTTTCCCGATCCTAATTCTACTGGCTGTATTCAATAACGAAAAAAAGTTATTCAGAAGGCTGGTCTTATTTGGGTTAATGATGATCCTGATCGGATCGGTCCTTTTAACCTATTCCAGAAGCAGCTGGGTATCAATTGGTTTAGGTGGTTTAGCCATTATTGTATTCAGCAAGAAATACCGTATTGTAGGGTACATGGGAGCAGTATTTCTGATTGCATTCACGGTTAGTGGAACCGTGCAACAACTTACATTCAGTTTTTTAGAAAGGCTTCTTGATATCTTTGCAGGGTCATCTGATGATTCATCAAAATACAGAATAATCCTGGCCAAAACGGCAATGTTGATCATTTTGGACAGTTATTTGATGGGTATTGGTTTTCAGGGCTTTTCGTCAGCTTTTAAAGAATATCATCCTCCTCAAAGCACAGCAGGTATCTTCGAGCCGCATAATCAATACTATGCAGTATTTGCGGAACTTGGTATTGTCGGTCTTGTTATTTTCGTTTTGATCCTTTACCGGATCATTAAAACGGCATATCAGTCATTATTACTATCGAAGAAAGATAGCTTTAGTCATATTCTGTCTCTGGCCTTATTTGGAAGTATTATTTCTTATTATATGTTTTACAATTTTCTGGGTGGAATGCTTTACGATAGTATTCTTTTCATAATAATAGGATTAGTGTTCGCTGTCTATAATTTGCAATCGAAATCTAAAACAGCGATTGCCTGA